The following DNA comes from Cellulophaga sp. HaHa_2_95.
CTCCCTGATGGGCAGTGGCTGGGAAAAGGCTCTGGAAGTATTAAGGAAAGTAAGCTCTGGTATAAAGAAAACATTGTTTTACCTATCAAGGGCGTATATAATTTAAAAATTGCTCATGCCATGCGTAAGAATGGACGAGTAGAAGGAATCGTAGATTTAGAAGGCATTACAGATGTCGGTTATAAAATTGAAAAACATCAATAATTAAGGAATGGCAAGGGCTCCCAAAAAAAAACAAAAGAACAATTTTTTTAAATTCATTAAATGGTTCTGGATACTATTCTTAACTGGATTGTTAAGTGTAGTTTTAATTTTCCTAGCAGCATCGTGGGACTGGTTCGGAGAATTACCAACTTTTGAACGTTTAGAAAATCCGCAAACAAATTTAGCGACAGAAATTATTTCTTCTGATGGGGAAACCTTAGGAAAGTATTACCTAGATGATAACCGTACGCCGATACCTTTTGAAGAATTACCAAAAAATTTGGTAGATGCTTTAGTCGCTACAGAAGATGCTCGTTATTTTGAGCATTCTGGTGTGGATGCTCGCGGTACGCTACGTGCCTTTGCTTACTTGGGCTCTAAAGGTGGGGCAAGTACTATCTCTCAACAATTAGCAAAACAACTATTTACAGGAACAGCTTCTCGAGGATGGGGACGTTACACTCAGAAAATAAAAGAATGGGTTATTGCTACGCGTTTAGAGCGTCAATACACCAAAGAAGAAATCATAGCCATGTACTTTAACATCTATGATTTTGGTAACAATGCTGATGGAATCCGTTCTGCAGCAAAAATATATTTTACGAAAGAACCAAAAGACTTAAATGTCTCAGAATCTGCTATGTTGGTAGGTATGTTTAAGAACTCTTCTTTATACAACCCGAGACCTAAACGTAACCCAGAAGGCACCAAAAACAGACGCGATGTTGTTTTGGCTCAAATGGCAAAATATGAGTTTATTTCAGATAAAGTAAAAGACTCTTTACAGAAATTACCATTAGGTTTACGTTATTCTCCAGAATCGCACAGTGATGGTTTGGGTACCTATTTTAGAATGCACTTACAAAGTTTTTTAAATCAATGGATTTCTAAAAACCCGAAACCGGCATTAAAAGGAGAAAGAGATAAATGGAACATATATTTAGACGGATTAAAAGTGTATACTACCGTTGACTCTAGAATGCAACAAAATGCAGAGGATGCTGTGCAAGAGCATATGAAAAATTTACAGGCGGAGTTTTTCAATCAAAATACACCAGAACGTAATAAGACAGCTCCTTTCTTAGACATAAATACCAAAGAGATAAATAGTATTATGGAGCGCGGTATGAAAGTTTCAGACCGTTGGAGAAAGATGAAAAAGTTAGGAAAGTCTGAAAAAGAAATCAGAGCTTCCTTCAAGGAACCTACACCTATGGTAGTTTTTGATTGGAATAGTGAAGGTAATGAGAAAGATACCATTATGACTCCTCTAGATTCTATCCGTTATTACAAATCATTCTTACGAACAGCGATGATGTCTATGGAACCACAAACAGGCCATGTAAAAGCATGGGTTGGTGGTCTAAATTATAAACATTTTCAATATGATAATGTAATTCAAGGTGCGCGCCAAGCAGGGTCTACTTTTAAGCCTTTTGTGTACGCTGCAGCCATTGATCAATTACGTCTTTCGCCTTGCGAAACTTTATACGACGATGAATATTGTATTGAAGCAGGCAAACATGGAAACCAAGAAGCATGGTGCCCTAAGAACTCTGATGGTAAGTATTCATTAAAAAATATGAGTCTTAAAACGGCTTTGGCAGGATCTGTAAATACTGTTACTGCGCAATTGATGGACAAAGTAGGACCAAAACCTGTAGTGGCTATGGCTAAAAATATGGGAATCTCAAGAGATATTCTTGAAGTTCCTTCGATCGCTTTAGGTACTGCAGATGTAAATGTATACGAAATGGTAGGTGCTTTCGGGACCTTTGCCAATGAAGGTGTCTATGTAAAACCAGTTCTTGTTACCAGAATTGAAGATAAAAACGGAACGGTTCTTTATGAATATGTACCAGAAACTAGAGACGTTATGAGTAAAGATGTTGCCTACGCTATGGTAGATTTAATGCAAGGCGTAGTACAATCTGGTTCTGGAGGAAGATTGAGACACAGCTATGCAAAAAACAATGCCGTTTACAAGGAAGTAGTTACAGGATACCCTTATAACTTAACTAATCCTATTGCTGGTAAAACAGGAACCACACAAAAAAATAGTGATGGTTGGTTTATGGGTATGGTACCTAACTTAGTTACCGGTGTTTGGGTTGGCGGTGAAGAAAGAGCTACCCACTTTAATAGAACAGCTTATGGTCAAGGAGCTTCAATGGCACTACCTATTTGGGGGCTGTATATGGTTAAAAATTACGCCAATAAAGAATTAGATGTATCCGACGGAAATTTCAAAAAGCCGTCAGGTATGAGCATCGAATTAGATTGTTCAAAATTTCAAGACGATAAAAAGGATAGTATAAGTCCTGAAGAAGATGATTTAGATGATTTAGATTTCTAATATTAGAGAATCAATTTCAAAATGCCCTTAGCTTTTACTAAAAAGTTAAGGGCATTTTTCATTTAAAAAATAGTAATTTAGAGGCAACTCAATTTATATTAAAATGATTAAGAAAACTGTTTCTAATGTTCATGAAGCTTTAGAAGGTGTAAAAGATACAATGACTTTTATGCTTGGCGGCTTTGGCTTGTGTGGAATACCGGAAAATGCTATTGCGGAATTAGTGTCTTTAGAAGTAAAAGATATTACCTGCATTTCTAACAATGCTGGAGTAGATGATTTTGGCTTAGGCTTATTATTGCAAAAACATCAAGTAAAAAAAATGATCTCCTCGTACGTAGGTGAAAATGATGAATTTGAACGGCAAATGCTGAGTGGCGAACTAGATGTAGAATTAACCCCACAAGGAACTCTAGCCGAGAAATGTAGAGCAGCCCAAGCCGGATTTCCTGCATTTTACACCCCTGCAGGTTATGGTACTGAAGTGGCTGAAGGAAAAGAGACTCGAGAATTTAATGGGAAGATGTATGTTTTGGAAGAAGCCTATAAAGCCGATTTTTCTTTTGTAAAAGCTTGGAAAGGAGACGAAGCAGGGAATTTAATTTTTAAAGGAACTGCCCGTAATTTTAATCCTGTCATGTGCGGTGCTGCAAAAATTACGGTTGCAGAAGTTGAAGAGCTTGTTCCTGCAGGAGAGTTAAATCCAAATGAAATACATGTGCCTGGAATTTTTGTTCAGCGTATTTTTCAAGGAAAAGATTATGAAAAAAGAATTGAACAACGTACCGTAAGAACAAAGAATTAATTCCTTTTCAAATTTTCAAATTAAAAAAATGTTAGACAAAACAGGTATAGCGAAACGTATCGCAAAAGAAGTAAAAGACGGATATTATGTAAACTTAGGAATAGGAATTCCTACACTAGTGGCTAATTATGTTCGCGAAGATATAAGTGTAGAATTCCAAAGTGAAAATGGTGTTTTAGGAATGGGACCTTTTCCTTTTGAAGGAGAAGAAGATGCAGATATCATAAATGCCGGTAAACAAACCATTACAACATTGCCAGGAGCGTCATTCTTTGACTCTGCTACGAGTTTTGGTATGATTAGAGGTAAACATGTAGACTTAACCATTTTGGGCGCTATGGAGGTCTCTGAAGCGGGCGATATTGCCAATTGGAAGATTCCGGGTAAAATGGTCAAAGGAATGGGGGGTGCTATGGACCTTGTTGCCTCTGCGGAAAATATTATTGTAGCCATGATGCACACCAATAGAGCTGGGGAGTCTAAATTATTAAAGCAATGTAGTTTACCGCTGACTGGCGTAGGATGTGTAAAGAAAATTGTAACCAACCTTGCCGTATTAGAAGTTACCAAAAACGGTTTTAAACTTTTAGAACGCGCTCCAGGAGTTAGTGTTGATGAAATTAGTGCAGCGACAGAAGGCACCTTAATTATCGAAGGTGATGTTCCTGAGATGAGCCTTTAACACACGCTTTCATTGAAAAACAAACGATTGCCAACGTTTTTTTAGAATTTCACAACAATTATATTTAAAATTCTAATGTTTTTTATTAGATTTACGGAACAACAACTATAAACCCCAAGTTTATAAATTTAACAACCTTATTAACACTATGGAAGCACAGATCAGTCACTCTTCTCAACAAGAAGAAATTCAAGTTTACAGAAACAATTTTATTAGCGGAATTATCGTACTAGTTAAAAAACTATTTATGGTATAAATTGTTAATCAAAATTAGAAAAAGAGCAACTCAACAGTTGCTCTTTTTTTTGCACTAAACTTTACCCATAAAGACTTTATACATACAATTTAAAGCCCATTAGCGCACTTTAATACACTTTACTACAATATACAACTTGATTTAAGAAATGATTTCGCAGAAAGGCGCTATTACTCTCCTATTGTATGGTATATAATTATAACTCATAGAGAATAGTAAGATCCCGTTTAAAAACACCAAAATTTAGCTATTAGCCATTTAAACGATTAAAATTGCACTTTAAAGATAGAAGGCAATCTTAGAAATCTCTACACCTGATTTATACCCATTTCAGCCATTATAATTTATTAAAGTACTGAATTATACAATATTGCGGTATTGTTAATTTATAATTTGGGGATTATGAGGAATATTTTACTCGTTAAAGAAATTTATTTTGAAGCTTTTAGGAATTTGGGGAATTTCCTAATCAAAAACTATTTGCAGATGTATGCATGGTTTTGTTTTGCATTAATCGGTGTAGCAATTTTTGCGTTCATATTTAGAGCGTCTACCGGTTTTGCGTTTCAATAATTAAAATTTCGACAAAAATTAACCCCTATTGCGAAAGCAATAGGGGTTTCTTATTCGTTGAAACTAAAAAAGTTTATGGTTTATGGAAGGTAATTGTTTTTAGAATTGCTTCTAACTCAAACATATTATCTCTTTTTCTAGAGGCCGGAGCAAAAGTAAAGCCTTCTATTATCAACTTCCTATTGTTTTCTTTATCGTTAATGATATACATTAAGTAAGGACCACCCATAGGATAATCACTCATTTCCCAAAGACCTCTGACTTCTACGGCTTTTTTACCCGCAATCTCTGCTGGGTATACATGTGGCGCAAATATCTTTTCGGTAACCATGTGGTTCTTTTTACCTGGAATATCTTCTCCTGGAATATAAACACTCCCAATAGAATCGCGCATTCTAAGAATATCTCGTACCAAAGTAGAATCGTTTTTAAAATAATCTTCTGGCATAGCATACATAATAACGTTCATAGTACCTTTAGGAACTTGACGATCATACCAAACAAAATTATCTTCTTGTCTCCCTACTTTATAAGCCGATGGGATTTCTAGAGTCACATTAAAGGTTTCTTTCAATACCCCTTCTCTATTAAGAGACCTTCTAAAACGTTTTTGGGCCTCTGTAATTTCTAAACCTCTAAAGGCTTCTATAATTTTACCTGCATTAGCATCAATCTCTTTTTTAATGTCCTGAACATTTTTACCAGATATTACTGCAACCTTTTGAGGCTTCGCATATACATCTGTTTTAATTAATGTTTTATTGGTACTGTCTCTAGTAACATATAATACCGATCTTGAATGCTGTATGCTCCCCGTGAAAACGGATGGAGGCATGTAGTTAATGGTAAAAAGAGGTTCTTCTAATGTAAGACCTACAACCGGTGCCGCAAAATACTCACGTACCTTATCACCTACTTCACCTTGCCACAACTCATTATCTATCACTACCGAAAGTGAATTTATGGCTCCAATAGATTCTGGAACATACTTAACACTTTTATCATCTTTGCAAGACAATAAGAGTAAGGAAATGATTAAAATACTTGCTATTTTTTTCATAGAAATGTTAATCGTTAGGGTTGACAATCACACAGCACAAGTTTCGTGCCTAATTTTAAATTGTTTCCACTAATTCCATTCCACTTCTTTAAATTATCAACAGAAATACCTGGATATTTTTTAGAGATTGTCCAAAGTGAATCGCCTGAGCGTACCGTATGTATTTTTGTACTTGCCGAAATAGCGCTTTTTGTAGTAGTCTTAGTACTTCTACTTGCTACACTTAGAGGTTTTTTAGAATGGATCGTAAGACGTTGACCAATTTTTAAATTATTGCTCCTAAGGTTGTTCCATCTTTTAATATCACTTACCCGAACACCGTGGCGTTCTGCAATCTTACCAAGAAAATCTCCACTGCGCACCTTATACCGCACTTGGTTTTTTGTTTCTACCAACTGTGGCAATACTTTTTCTTCAACTTTTAACTGCTCTTCTACATGAGCATAAATAGCATCCTCATTAGCAACAAATTTACCAATGGCTGCAATAGGCAAGCGAAGTGCATAATCTTCTCCATCTATGTATGGAATAATATTTAGTTTATAGGAAGGGTTTAGAACTTCTAGCTCTTCCATAGAAACGTCTACTAATTCTGAAATCTGTTGGAACGTAATTAAGCGTTTTACATGAATCGTGTCTGTTTCAAAATAAGGACGCTCCGCGTTTTTAGGCTTCAGTCCATGCTCATCCGCATATTCAAACAAATACATAGTAGCTAGAAAGGCCGGTACATAACCCGCAGTTTCACGAGGCAAATTATTTCTAATATTCCAATAGTTCGTAAGACCACCAGATCTTCTTATGGCTTTATTTACATTTCCTGGACCTGAATTATAAGCTGCTAAGGCAAGATCCCAGTCGTCATAAATATCATGTAATTTTAATAAGTAAGCACAAGCCGCTTTGGTGGCTTTTATAGGATCACTACGATCATCAACGTAACTACTTACATCAAGATCATACATTTTACCCGTAGGATACATAAATTGCCATAGTCCCGTAGCACCTACTCTAGATCTTGCTCTAGGGTTTAATGCTGATTCTACAATAGCTAAATATTTTAATTCTAATGGAATATTGTAACTGGCTAATTCTTGCTCAAACATTGGAAAGTAAAACTGACTCAGGGTAAGCATACGTTCCATCAAGCCCCTTTTTCTTTTTAAGAATGATTGAATTACACTCTCTAAAGAAGGGTTGTACTCAACATTAAAAGGCGTTTTCTGATTTAGTTTTTCTAAACGAAGCTTAAGCGTTTCTGTATCTACAGAAGCTAAAAAGTTCTCATCTACCTCTAGAGTTGAAACCTCTTCATACATTTCATCAAAAAGAGAAGCATTATCTGCCATTTCTTTAAGCCAAAGACTGTCGTATTTAGCAGACTCAAGATTGTCTAGTAGATTATATTTTTCATCCTTTTTTACAATAAAATTAGAATGTTCTATAGTGCCATTCGGAGCTACTTGAATGACATTGTTTTGTGTGTTTTTCAGAACTTTTACTGTAGTGTCTAAAGGAATATCTTTAGCTTCAATAATTCTGATAGTATTCTCCTTTGGTGTAGTTTGCGCATACATAGCTGTACTGCACACCGCTACAGAAAAAAGAGTTAGTATTTTACTGTGTTTATACATCATAAAAAGACCTTTATTAGAAAGCAATGGACGAAAATCGTCTTTTTTTTACAAAAATAAAATTTTTTACTCCTAATTTAACCTTTCTAACAAAGGTCTGTTTAACGATAAAATGTTAAATATTATAGTATTGCAGCAATACCTGGTAACGTTTTACCCTCTAAACTTTCTAACATGGCACCACCACCGGTAGACACATAACTAACTTTGTCTTCAAAGCCAAATTGTTTCACCGCAGCTACAGAATCTCCGCCTCCTACAAGAGAGAAAGCACCATTTTCTGTAGCTTCAGCAATATAATTACCTATAGCAATAGTTCCTTTTGCAAATGTTGGCATTTCAAAAACACCAATAGGACCATTCCATAAAATAGTTTTAGATTTTAAAATTACTTCTTTGAAGTTTTCCAAGGTTTTTGGTCCGGCATCTAAACCTTGCCAACCCTCAGGAATTTCTGTTACAGGAACTACTTTTGTATTTGCATCATTGCTAAAATCATCTGCTGCTAGAACATCCACAGGAATATGAACTTCTACTCCTTTTTCTTTCGCTTTCTTTAAAATTTCTAATGCTAATTCTTGTTTATCATCCTCACAAATAGAATCTCCTACTTTACCACCTTGTGCTTTTATGAACGTATACGTCATACCACCACCAATGATTAAATGATCTACTTTGTCTAAAATATTTTCAATAATAGTAATTTTAGAAGATACTTTAGACCCTCCCAAAATAGCACAAACTGGTTTTTCGCCAGTTGCCATTACTTTATCAATAGCTTCAATTTCTTTTGCTAACAAATATCCAAAACACCTGTTCTCAGGAAAAAACTGAGCAACTACCGTTGTAGAAGCGTGTGCTCTATGCGCAGTACCAAAAGCATCATTTACATACACATCTCCTAATTTAGATAGTTGTTCTGCAAATGCTTTATCTCCTTTTTCTTCTTCTGCATGAAAACGAAGGTTTTCTAATAAAAGCACTTCACCACTTTTTAAATTAGCAGCAGCAGCTTCTGCCTTTTCGCCAACACAATCTTCAACAAACTTTACACTAACACCGACTATTTTAGAAACTTCATCGCAAATATGTTTTAATGACATATCAGGATTAACCTGTCCTTTTGGCCTTCCTAAATGGCTCATAAGAATTGCACTACCACCATCTTCTAATATTTTTATAATAGTTGGTTTTGCAGCTTCAATTCTACTGGTATCGGTTACCTTTAAATCCCCATCAAATGGTACATTAAAATCTACCCTTACTAATGCTTTTTTTCCTTTGAAATTAAAATTATCTACAGTCTTCATGTTAATTCGTTGTTTGAATAGTAACAAATGTAAAAATTTATGTGCTCCATGCAGTATCCTATTGCCGTAATTATCGTTGATTTAACAAATTACCTAAGATTTCGTAAATACATTATGAAATTTATAAATTTTACTAGAACGATGTAATTCAGTTTTTAAGCATTAGCATAGCATATAAATTAGAATTGATTGTGCCAAAATACCGTATATTTGACCCATGTTATTTGATTCTATTTTAGGCTTATCACACATAAAAAACCATTTGGTATCTAGCGCAAAAGCAGGAAGAATTCCGCATGCCCAACTATTTATTGGCCCAGAAGGTTGTGGTACTTTACCTATGGCCATTGCCTATGCACAACATGTTCTTTGTGAAAGCTCTGGAAACACGACAGACCAAGAGAAACAAGCCTGCCACATTAAATGTAATACTCTTACACATCCAGATTTACATTTTGCTTTTCCAGTGGCTAATTCTGATAAAGTAAAAAGTCACGCAGTAAGTGATAATTATATACAAGATTTTAGGCTTTTTGTAAAGGAGCAGCCCTATGGCAATTTGTTTGATTGGTACCGACTCATAGATATTGAGAAAAAGCAAGGACAAATTGGTGTTGACGAAGCACAAGAAATTGTAAAAAAACTCTCTTTAAAATCCTATGAAGGAGGGTATAAAATATGCATTATTTGGATGGCCGATAAGCTGAATATTTCAGCCTCCAATAAGCTATTAAAACTTATAGAAGAGCCCCCAGAAAAAACTGTTTTTATATTAATTGCAGAAGATGAAGAGCAGATTATACAGACTATAAGGTCTCGTTGCCAAGTGCTACATTTTCCGCCACTTTCTGAAGACGCTATTGCCAATGGCCTTATAGATCTTGGCATTGCACAAGAACAGGCTTTACGTTTGGCTAATGAAGCTAATGGTAATTACAACAAGGCGCTAGATTTAATGAATAATGATTCTGAAGATTTAGTTTTTGAAAAATGGTTTGTTCAATGGGTACGAAGTGCGTTTAAAGCCAAGGGGAATAAAGCAGCTATTCATGATCTTATTTCTTGGAGCGCAGAATTAGCAAAAAC
Coding sequences within:
- a CDS encoding CoA transferase subunit A produces the protein MIKKTVSNVHEALEGVKDTMTFMLGGFGLCGIPENAIAELVSLEVKDITCISNNAGVDDFGLGLLLQKHQVKKMISSYVGENDEFERQMLSGELDVELTPQGTLAEKCRAAQAGFPAFYTPAGYGTEVAEGKETREFNGKMYVLEEAYKADFSFVKAWKGDEAGNLIFKGTARNFNPVMCGAAKITVAEVEELVPAGELNPNEIHVPGIFVQRIFQGKDYEKRIEQRTVRTKN
- a CDS encoding DUF6747 family protein: MRNILLVKEIYFEAFRNLGNFLIKNYLQMYAWFCFALIGVAIFAFIFRASTGFAFQ
- a CDS encoding penicillin-binding protein 1A produces the protein MARAPKKKQKNNFFKFIKWFWILFLTGLLSVVLIFLAASWDWFGELPTFERLENPQTNLATEIISSDGETLGKYYLDDNRTPIPFEELPKNLVDALVATEDARYFEHSGVDARGTLRAFAYLGSKGGASTISQQLAKQLFTGTASRGWGRYTQKIKEWVIATRLERQYTKEEIIAMYFNIYDFGNNADGIRSAAKIYFTKEPKDLNVSESAMLVGMFKNSSLYNPRPKRNPEGTKNRRDVVLAQMAKYEFISDKVKDSLQKLPLGLRYSPESHSDGLGTYFRMHLQSFLNQWISKNPKPALKGERDKWNIYLDGLKVYTTVDSRMQQNAEDAVQEHMKNLQAEFFNQNTPERNKTAPFLDINTKEINSIMERGMKVSDRWRKMKKLGKSEKEIRASFKEPTPMVVFDWNSEGNEKDTIMTPLDSIRYYKSFLRTAMMSMEPQTGHVKAWVGGLNYKHFQYDNVIQGARQAGSTFKPFVYAAAIDQLRLSPCETLYDDEYCIEAGKHGNQEAWCPKNSDGKYSLKNMSLKTALAGSVNTVTAQLMDKVGPKPVVAMAKNMGISRDILEVPSIALGTADVNVYEMVGAFGTFANEGVYVKPVLVTRIEDKNGTVLYEYVPETRDVMSKDVAYAMVDLMQGVVQSGSGGRLRHSYAKNNAVYKEVVTGYPYNLTNPIAGKTGTTQKNSDGWFMGMVPNLVTGVWVGGEERATHFNRTAYGQGASMALPIWGLYMVKNYANKELDVSDGNFKKPSGMSIELDCSKFQDDKKDSISPEEDDLDDLDF
- a CDS encoding CoA transferase subunit B; this translates as MLDKTGIAKRIAKEVKDGYYVNLGIGIPTLVANYVREDISVEFQSENGVLGMGPFPFEGEEDADIINAGKQTITTLPGASFFDSATSFGMIRGKHVDLTILGAMEVSEAGDIANWKIPGKMVKGMGGAMDLVASAENIIVAMMHTNRAGESKLLKQCSLPLTGVGCVKKIVTNLAVLEVTKNGFKLLERAPGVSVDEISAATEGTLIIEGDVPEMSL
- a CDS encoding ATP-binding protein, coding for MLFDSILGLSHIKNHLVSSAKAGRIPHAQLFIGPEGCGTLPMAIAYAQHVLCESSGNTTDQEKQACHIKCNTLTHPDLHFAFPVANSDKVKSHAVSDNYIQDFRLFVKEQPYGNLFDWYRLIDIEKKQGQIGVDEAQEIVKKLSLKSYEGGYKICIIWMADKLNISASNKLLKLIEEPPEKTVFILIAEDEEQIIQTIRSRCQVLHFPPLSEDAIANGLIDLGIAQEQALRLANEANGNYNKALDLMNNDSEDLVFEKWFVQWVRSAFKAKGNKAAIHDLISWSAELAKTGRETQKKFLMYCIAIMRQAMLINFNAKELAYMRIHVDGFDINKFAPFIHENNIIEITEELERAIYHIERNGNAKIIFTDLSIRLTRLLHKKAGVA
- a CDS encoding LysM peptidoglycan-binding domain-containing protein, with product MMYKHSKILTLFSVAVCSTAMYAQTTPKENTIRIIEAKDIPLDTTVKVLKNTQNNVIQVAPNGTIEHSNFIVKKDEKYNLLDNLESAKYDSLWLKEMADNASLFDEMYEEVSTLEVDENFLASVDTETLKLRLEKLNQKTPFNVEYNPSLESVIQSFLKRKRGLMERMLTLSQFYFPMFEQELASYNIPLELKYLAIVESALNPRARSRVGATGLWQFMYPTGKMYDLDVSSYVDDRSDPIKATKAACAYLLKLHDIYDDWDLALAAYNSGPGNVNKAIRRSGGLTNYWNIRNNLPRETAGYVPAFLATMYLFEYADEHGLKPKNAERPYFETDTIHVKRLITFQQISELVDVSMEELEVLNPSYKLNIIPYIDGEDYALRLPIAAIGKFVANEDAIYAHVEEQLKVEEKVLPQLVETKNQVRYKVRSGDFLGKIAERHGVRVSDIKRWNNLRSNNLKIGQRLTIHSKKPLSVASRSTKTTTKSAISASTKIHTVRSGDSLWTISKKYPGISVDNLKKWNGISGNNLKLGTKLVLCDCQP
- a CDS encoding DUF4837 family protein, translated to MKKIASILIISLLLLSCKDDKSVKYVPESIGAINSLSVVIDNELWQGEVGDKVREYFAAPVVGLTLEEPLFTINYMPPSVFTGSIQHSRSVLYVTRDSTNKTLIKTDVYAKPQKVAVISGKNVQDIKKEIDANAGKIIEAFRGLEITEAQKRFRRSLNREGVLKETFNVTLEIPSAYKVGRQEDNFVWYDRQVPKGTMNVIMYAMPEDYFKNDSTLVRDILRMRDSIGSVYIPGEDIPGKKNHMVTEKIFAPHVYPAEIAGKKAVEVRGLWEMSDYPMGGPYLMYIINDKENNRKLIIEGFTFAPASRKRDNMFELEAILKTITFHKP
- the pgk gene encoding phosphoglycerate kinase, which gives rise to MKTVDNFNFKGKKALVRVDFNVPFDGDLKVTDTSRIEAAKPTIIKILEDGGSAILMSHLGRPKGQVNPDMSLKHICDEVSKIVGVSVKFVEDCVGEKAEAAAANLKSGEVLLLENLRFHAEEEKGDKAFAEQLSKLGDVYVNDAFGTAHRAHASTTVVAQFFPENRCFGYLLAKEIEAIDKVMATGEKPVCAILGGSKVSSKITIIENILDKVDHLIIGGGMTYTFIKAQGGKVGDSICEDDKQELALEILKKAKEKGVEVHIPVDVLAADDFSNDANTKVVPVTEIPEGWQGLDAGPKTLENFKEVILKSKTILWNGPIGVFEMPTFAKGTIAIGNYIAEATENGAFSLVGGGDSVAAVKQFGFEDKVSYVSTGGGAMLESLEGKTLPGIAAIL